The sequence CCCGGAATTAGTTGATAAAGATGGAATTATGTATGCTGATACTATTCAAGGTATCGCTAGACTTTATTGTTACCATGTTAATAACACTAATAGCCCAAAAAGAATTTTTATTTTATTAGAAAACAATAGTGCTGAGGGGGTTAGTGTTGAAGTTGGGAAATATGGCTTAGCGCAACCTAGTGCCGATTATTTGGCAGTAGGAAAACAGGTTCAAGTAGATTATTTTAAAAGTCGTAATTCCTATATTGTCTATGTACCACCGAAATCAGTACGAGTCTTGTCTAAAGATATGGCGAAGATGATTGCCACTAAAGATATGTTAGTACACGGAATGTTTGATATTAACGCTGAAAAACCTATTACAGTAAAGTTTGTAATGATGGCGGCTAATGGTGAAATTGAAAATTTGGCTAAAAATTTAAAAATATTACCAGCAGATCAATGGCGCTTGAGAGGAACTTTTGAGCATATGAATCGCCTAATAATAGGCAAGGGTAAATATGATAATAACAATAAACCGGTATTAATTAATTTGGCGGATAACAATTTTGATAAATATATTGAAGGAATTGATGCTACTGATGGTAGCAAAACACAAAATTACGGCAATTATGGTTTGCTATATCGTGTTTATATTCCTACTAAAGGACAAGGTTCTATTAATTATTACTTGCAACCACGGGGCGGGGTTTATGCCGGAGCATTAAAAATTGAGCAAAATTATAGTAAAAACATTCTTAAATTAACTCCGAGTAAGCAAACTTGCTTTGGTGATAAGGATATGTTGGATATGGAATGGTTGGGCGAGTATGTCGTTGGTGAACCATTGAGCTTTTATTTTATGCCACCGGGGGCTTCTAATCTACCGGTAGCGTTGGCCTTAGTACCAAAGAAATCATAATAATACTTGAAAAAAATTATAAATAAATGTAGACTTATCTTATTGAAAAAAGATATTTAAACTGGATTTATCCAGCTTAAACATATATTGATTAGCCAAATGGCGAGGAGGGATTACAATGGCTAAACGCATTAAAACTGTAAACAAGGCTTCTCTACAAGCTACTGCTCATACTGGTGGTTGTGGTGAATGTCAAGCATCTTGCCAATCAGCTTGCAAAACTTCATGCACGGTAGGCAATCAAGCTTGCCAAAAATAAGGCACGCAAGGAGATCCTCTTGCCACTATGGTGAGAGGATTACTGTTTTCTTAGAGAAGTATGTTGTAAAGAGGAGTTTTGAAGTGAAAATTCATAAGTTTCAACTAAATGGCATGTATATAATGCTAGATATAAATAGTGGTGTTGTCCATATTATTGATGAGATGATTGATAAGATTATGGATATCTATAATGGTAGTAATAAGGCAGAGGTTATTGATGCTTTATCCACCTTTTATCCTGAGAGTGAATTAAATGAAGCGTTACTTGAACTGGATGAATTAATTGATAATAAAGAATTGTTTGCCGAAGACTTATCGCTTCCTCCAACTTTTAGTGAGGAGCCACTGGTAAAATCATTGTGTCTACATGTCGCTCATGATTGTAATTTGCGTTGTCAATATTGTTTTGCGAGCACCGGTGATTTTGGGTTAGATCGTAGTATGATGACTACAGACATTGGTGAAAAGGCGGTTGACTTTATTATTGCCAATAGTGGCAATCGAACTAATTGTGAGATGGATTTTTTTGGTGGCGAGCCACTGATGAACATGCCGGTGGTAAAGCATGTTGTTTCTTATATTAGAAAGCGTGAAATTGAAAGTGGGAAAAAATTCAAACTTACGTTGACTACGAATGGTGTTTTGTTAAATGATGATAATATTAATTATTTAAAGGATAATGACATCAGTTTGGTGTTGAGTTTAGATGGACGGAAAGAAGTCCATGATAAAATGCGTCCGAATATGGCGGGACAAGGTAGCTATGAGAAATCATTAGCTAATTTTAAACAAGCAGTAGTGGCTAACAATGGGCAAAATTATGTTTTGCGCGGAACGTTTACAGCGTATAATTTAGATTTCATGGCAGATGTGCTTGATATGGTAGATAAAGGCTTTGCTAATGTTTCAGTTGAGCCGGTAGTATCTAAAGATGTTCCTTATGCCTTAGAGCAAGAACACTTACCACAACTTTTTGCCGAGTATGAAAAATTGGCGATTGAATTTATCAATCGCAAAAATACTGATAAAGACTTTGCTTTTTTCCATTTTAATATGGATATTCATAACGGCCCTTGTATTGCAAAACGCCTTAGTGGCTGTGGCGCCGGACATGAATATTTCGCAGTAGCACCAAATGGTGATTTATATCCGTGTCATCAATTTGTTGGTCGAGAAAATTATCTAATGGGTAATATTTTTGACGGTGTGAAGAAAAAGGAAGTTTCAGCAGATTTTCGTAACGCTCATGTATTAAATAAAGAAGAATGTAGCAAGTGTTGGGCAAGATTTTTCTGTAGCGGAGGCTGTCACGCTAATGCTGATTTATTTAATAGCAATATCTATCAACCATATGAAATAGGTTGTGAATTGCAAAAGAAAAGATTAGAATGTGCACTAATGATTCAAGCTCAGCTGGCAATAGTCGATTAAATGAGCTTTAAATAATAACTTAGGAAAGTTTGCTCTAGGTTATTATTTTTTTCAATAAAGACCGGATGTTAAAGATTTTTGCATAAAAAAACAGATAACCTAGTTAAATAAGCAAGAAATTAATTATAAGATAATTGATTTTTATGTTACTTTTTTGTTATTATATTTAGGAGAGTTAACATAAGATGAGCTTGAATATTTTTCTTTGTTAAAGATTAATGAGTTTTATTAAAAGCAAAGGAATTTTTTTATGAATTTAGAATGGGATTTGGCACTGCGCATTGTGTTATCAGGAATTTTAGGTGCAGTCATCGGCTATGAACGACAAGCTCGGCATAAAGCGGCAGGACTGAGAACTCATATGCTGGTTAGTATGGGCTCTTGCTTAATTATGATTTTATCATATAAAATTTATTATATGGTGGAAGGTCATACCAATGCTGATCCGGCGAGGTTAGCGGCACAAGTGGTTAGTGGTATTGGTTTTTTGGGTGCAGGCAGTATTATGAAGGACGGACTGAACGTTCGGGGCTTGACTACTGCTGCTAGCTTATGGGTAGTTTCAGCCGTAGGCTTAACTGTGGGAGCTGGTTTTTATGAAGGGGCAATCTTCGTAACAGTGATGATTTTAGTAGTGCTTGGGATTTTAACTAAAATTGAATATCGTACATATGATTCCAGTACTTTTTTATTAATCGTAGAAGGTGATGAAAATGAGGAGTTGTTAGGGCAGATTTGTAAAACTCTGGTCGAACACAATGTGGCAATTTTAGATGTAAAAATTGAAAGTAAATCACCATTTGTGGCAAGCTTCTTAATAAAGTCTTCTAAAGAATTTAAAAACCAACAAATTATCGCACAAATTTTAACAATTGAAGGGATTAGAGCTGCGAGAAGAGAGTAAATTTTTATAAAAACATAAAAATATATAATGAAACGCTGAAAAATTGGCAGGATTTTAGATTTTAATGTCGAATTTGATTAAGGTATCAGTAAAATAATAATAAACTAGTTTACGTCTGAATGATTTGGTGTTAAGCTAAAAATGTTAATTGACACTAAGTCAGTCAGTCAATTATATTAATCTGGAAAAATCCAGAAAAATTTTTAGGGGGTAATTTTTATTATGGCAGTAAAAGTAGCGATCAATGGTTTTGGACGTATTGGACGTCTTGCGTTCAGACAAATGTTCGGAGCAGAAGGATATGAGATTGTAGCAATCAATGACTTAACAAGTCCTACAATGCTAGCTCACTTATTAAAATACG comes from Negativicutes bacterium and encodes:
- a CDS encoding copper amine oxidase, translating into MKLSKIKVLIYALLIIVCYSSIAWAKATTTELNNIGQLAVTSIDNGGKLLFSDSPELVDKDGIMYADTIQGIARLYCYHVNNTNSPKRIFILLENNSAEGVSVEVGKYGLAQPSADYLAVGKQVQVDYFKSRNSYIVYVPPKSVRVLSKDMAKMIATKDMLVHGMFDINAEKPITVKFVMMAANGEIENLAKNLKILPADQWRLRGTFEHMNRLIIGKGKYDNNNKPVLINLADNNFDKYIEGIDATDGSKTQNYGNYGLLYRVYIPTKGQGSINYYLQPRGGVYAGALKIEQNYSKNILKLTPSKQTCFGDKDMLDMEWLGEYVVGEPLSFYFMPPGASNLPVALALVPKKS
- the scfA gene encoding six-cysteine ranthipeptide SCIFF; the protein is MAKRIKTVNKASLQATAHTGGCGECQASCQSACKTSCTVGNQACQK
- the scfB gene encoding thioether cross-link-forming SCIFF peptide maturase, which codes for MHGRQSSLPKIRHARRSSCHYGERITVFLEKYVVKRSFEVKIHKFQLNGMYIMLDINSGVVHIIDEMIDKIMDIYNGSNKAEVIDALSTFYPESELNEALLELDELIDNKELFAEDLSLPPTFSEEPLVKSLCLHVAHDCNLRCQYCFASTGDFGLDRSMMTTDIGEKAVDFIIANSGNRTNCEMDFFGGEPLMNMPVVKHVVSYIRKREIESGKKFKLTLTTNGVLLNDDNINYLKDNDISLVLSLDGRKEVHDKMRPNMAGQGSYEKSLANFKQAVVANNGQNYVLRGTFTAYNLDFMADVLDMVDKGFANVSVEPVVSKDVPYALEQEHLPQLFAEYEKLAIEFINRKNTDKDFAFFHFNMDIHNGPCIAKRLSGCGAGHEYFAVAPNGDLYPCHQFVGRENYLMGNIFDGVKKKEVSADFRNAHVLNKEECSKCWARFFCSGGCHANADLFNSNIYQPYEIGCELQKKRLECALMIQAQLAIVD
- a CDS encoding MgtC/SapB family protein: MNLEWDLALRIVLSGILGAVIGYERQARHKAAGLRTHMLVSMGSCLIMILSYKIYYMVEGHTNADPARLAAQVVSGIGFLGAGSIMKDGLNVRGLTTAASLWVVSAVGLTVGAGFYEGAIFVTVMILVVLGILTKIEYRTYDSSTFLLIVEGDENEELLGQICKTLVEHNVAILDVKIESKSPFVASFLIKSSKEFKNQQIIAQILTIEGIRAARRE